A genomic stretch from Dama dama isolate Ldn47 chromosome 10, ASM3311817v1, whole genome shotgun sequence includes:
- the LOC133063218 gene encoding transmembrane protein 180-like, with product MTFLNIKPIAWAFSLITLGTEMLNSVFSFYYVKLFLHLYKVSEVAFYQAQMILMIWNALNDLTGYFHNNSKADCCSNRHSSVLYGAPLYAAAFLLPWFPWKYYHEGDWLSGLHLVVSLCAFDSTLTFVQQAQCVLFAEIFTRYESRLQLIKINQVASLVGSTSILFCGLISDNMEILLNFQVIAVVVAILATASLYTGMCHLSHLEPKRSPEENLFSETVQDLPWTSVVSLMRQILTQKNFRLFLIVNFFQVFHLTFFSNFMMIFVDNLIPTDVLPSSIRSIMYGAGFICPQCLVLISQSWLRKFGYYKIILFSFYLEGTASIVMLLLGQQYYYFLALYLTVIMVIVQASFCLFNLPLADMVDADLLKFNRQSPLSSMVFGINALFTKPAQSLAPMVILSRLNQFGYGNPNKSTILDLHDAMFNLICLVPLGIAAIQILVWSPFSIRKKTDYTGVF from the exons atgacatttttaaatatcaaaccCATTGCTTGGGCATTCTCTCTAATAACCTTAGGGACTGAAATGCTAAATTCTGTCTTCAGTTTCTACTATGTAAAGCTTTTTTTACATCTGTACAAGGTTTCCGAAGTGGCCTTTTACCAAGCCCAG atgaTTTTAATGATTTGGAATGCTCTTAACGACCTGACGGGGTATTTTCACAACAACTCTAAGGCAGACTGCTGTTCCAATCGTCACAGTTCTGTTTTGTATGGTGCCCCTTTATATGCGGCAGCCTTCCTGCTTCCTTGGTTCCCCTGGAAATACTATCATGAAGGTGACTGGCTTAGTGGGCTTCACCTGGTGGTATCATTATGTGCTTTTGACAGCACGCTTACCTTTGTTCAGCAAGCCCAGTGTGTACTGTTTGCAGAAATTTTCACTAGATACGAAAGTCGGCTTCAGCTTATTAAAATCAACCAAGTGGCGTCATTGGTAGGATCTACCAGTATCCTTTTCTGTGGCCTCATCTCTGATAACATGGAAATTTTGCTCAATTTTCAGGTCATCGCTGTTGTTGTTGCCATTTTGGCCACCGCCAGCCTTTATACTGGCATGTGCCACCTGAGTCACTTAGAACCTAAAAGAAGCCCCGAGGAAAACCTTTTCTCAGAAACTGTACAGGATCTCCCCTGGACTTCCGTCGTCTCACTGATGAGACAAATCTTGACCCAGAAAAACTTTCGCCTTTTTCTGATAGTGAATTTCTTCCAAGTCTTCCATTTAACCTTCTTCAGTAACTTCATGATGATATTTGTTGATAACCTCATTCCCACGGATGTTCTTCCTTCTTCCATAAGGAGCATCATGTATGGGGCAGGCTTTATCTGCCCACAG TGCCTTGTACTTATCAGCCAGTCCTGGCTGAGGAAGTTTGGTTACTATAAGATTATCTTATTTTCATTCTACCTAGAAGGAACAGCCTCCATCGTCATGCTGCTTCTTGGACAGCAGTACTATTACTTTTTGGCTCTGTATCTCACTGTTATCAT GGTGATTGTGCAAGCTTCTTTTTGCTTATTTAACCTGCCACTGGCTGACATGGTCGATGCAGACTTACTGAAGTTCAATCGGCA gtcACCCCTTTCCTCCATGGTCTTTGGCATCAATGCTTTATTTACCAAACCTGCTCAGTCTTTAGCTCCCATGGTGATACTCTCAAGGCTAAACCAGTTTGGATACGGAAACCCAAACAAAAG